In a single window of the Oncorhynchus clarkii lewisi isolate Uvic-CL-2024 unplaced genomic scaffold, UVic_Ocla_1.0 unplaced_contig_14003_pilon_pilon, whole genome shotgun sequence genome:
- the LOC139396954 gene encoding uncharacterized protein, whose amino-acid sequence EERHQLQLHPPVAGDNGTLRLHDNRPHPGIVTPTMRRKRVDESPPRVTSVPNLSAYERSVLLPHDTPSPCLPQHPSPSSTLPYASSSLPRSSPSLPRTPRSPSLDPSGRGPLSRTPTPLPPAPTTPLPLCPSSLPEPRHGIRHVTSPSQELRPHLNSQSTRSPYLEQRGSGQGAEGRDPQRQDWYTKYFSF is encoded by the exons GAGGAACGACATCAGCTGCAGCTTCATCCTCCGGTTGCCGGGGACAACGGAACCCTCAGGCTCCATGACAACAGGCCACACCCCGGGATCGTTACACCAACTATgagg AGGAAGCGTGTGGACGAGTCTCCGCCCCGCGTCACCAGCGTTCCAAACCTCAGCGCCTATGAGAGGAGCGTCCTCCTCCCCCACGACaccccctccccctgcctcccccaacatccctccccctcctcaaCTCTGCCCtacgcctcctcctctctcccccgttcctccccctccctcccacgtACTCCCAGGTCTCCCAGTTTGGATCCCAGCGGTCGCGGCCCTCTCTCTCGtacccccactcctctcccccctgctcccaccacccccctccccctctgtccatCCTCCCTCCCCGAGCCTCGACATGGGATTCGACACGTCACCTCACCCTCGCAGGAGCTCCGCCCACACCTGAacagccagtcaaccag GAGCCCATATTTGGAGCAGAGGGGGAGTGGCCAGGGGGCAGAGGGGCGGGACCCTCAGAGGCAGGATTGGTACACGAAGTACTTCTccttctga